The Mytilus galloprovincialis chromosome 7, xbMytGall1.hap1.1, whole genome shotgun sequence genome has a window encoding:
- the LOC143082553 gene encoding uncharacterized protein LOC143082553, whose product MADTVNPLRYPGDTASTDELVAYYFTSSYTAKEIAGFLLFVHNKFVSVKTVYRMMKRLRLRRYGAESPLINIVQKIIQLHKQGYSNIGYRAMWKILNSCCGINATQETVRIALKAIHYDGVVARSRRRLVRRRYCNLGPNFCIHIDGYDKLKPFGISVHGAIDGFSRKIIWLTASHTNKNPRNVALNFVEFLRQSKRVPRLVRSDAGTENVIIRSIQIALRAVHNDNMSGYRSFSEGRSTGNQRIEMLWSFLCPYFTTFWRNMFKDMIDNGELNNTNPVHLECVRFCFLPVIQQHLDIFKNMWNSHRIRSQRQVDQNYGVPDVMYNQPLLYDAVDYSYDIPCDESIFDDITRLYTKPMLPRGCSEEFCQFIQQITSVNLDDFNVVDTPQEAKTLFCMLTSVLP is encoded by the coding sequence ATGGCTGACACTGTAAATCCTTTGCGTTACCCAGGTGACACTGCTTCAACGGATGAGTTAGTTGCTTATTATTTTACTTCTTCATATACGGCTAAAGAAATAGCTGGATTTTTACTTTTCGTTCATAATAAATTTGTTAGTGTTAAGACAGTCTACAGAATGATGAAAAGACTTCGACTGAGAAGATATGGTGCAGAGAGTCCATTGATTAATATCGTTCAAAAGATAATTCAACTGCACAAACAAGGATACTCTAATATTGGATATAGAGCAATGTGGAAAATACTTAATTCTTGCTGTGGCATCAATGCTACTCAGGAAACGGTGAGAATTGCACTGAAAGCTATACATTATGATGGTGTAGTTGCAAGATCTCGACGTCGACTTGTGCGAAGAAGATATTGTAATCTAGGACCAAATTTTTGTATTCACATAGATGGATATGATAAACTCAAACCCTTTGGAATATCAGTGCATGGAGCAATCGATGGCTTTTCTCGAAAAATCATTTGGCTAACTGCAAGTCATACGAATAAAAACCCACGTAATGTTGCGCTTAATTTTGTAGAATTCCTTAGACAATCCAAGCGTGTTCCACGATTGGTTCGGTCAGATGCTGGTACGGAGAACGTTATTATAAGGTCGATACAAATAGCGTTACGTGCAGTTCACAATGATAACATGTCAGGGTACAGAAGTTTTTCTGAGGGGCGATCAACTGGGAATCAAAGGATTGAGATGCTGTGGAGTTTTCTGTGTCCTTACTTCACCACATTCTGGAGAAATATGTTTAAAGACATGATAGATAACGGAGAGCTCAATAACACAAATCCAGTTCATCTAGAGTGTGTACGTTTTTGTTTCCTGCCAGTTATACAACAacatttagatattttcaaaaatatgtggAATAGTCATAGAATTCGGTCACAACGTCAAGTTGATCAAAACTATGGCGTCCCGGATGTTATGTACAACCAGCCACTACTTTATGACGCTGTCGACTATTCCTATGACATACCATGTGACGAAAGTATCTTTGATGACATTACTAGGCTCTACACCAAACCAATGCTGCCCAGAGGCTGTTCAGAAGAGTTCTGTCAATTCATCCAGCAAATTACAAGTGTGAATCTGGATGATTTCAACGTCGTGGACACACCACAGGAAGCAAAAACACTATTTTGTATGCTTACTTCTGTTCTCCCTTGA